CTAACGATCGCATTCCTCCAGATGTTGACGTGGCTGGGTTTCCTAATTCCGAAATCGTCTCGCGGATTCATGCCGACATTCGCATTGAAGGAGATGCTTACTACATAGAAGATGTGGGCAGTTCCAACGGAACTTACATCAACAATATGCCCCTTTTACCAGGTAATCGTCACCGTTTGCGGATGGGCGATCGCATTGCTTTAGGTAAGGGAGACTTAGTAACTTTTCTGTTTCAACTTTCATAGCTACTTGTAGCTTATTCTCGACCTGGCTAAAGTGATTACAATTACTCTGCTACATCCTCAAAATGGTACTCCCGTCCAAAATTGGACGTTTGAAACTGAATCTGTTGTCCGCGTTGGACGGGCAACAGACAATCAGGTAATTCTATACAGTGCTGTTGTTTCTCGCTACCATGCCGAATTACATGCGACAAGGGGGCAATGGCAGTTAGTGAATTTAGGCGCGAATGGCACATATATAGATGGTCAACCAATTACAGAATCGATTTCAGTCATAAATGGTACGGTGATTCGACTGGCTAAATCCGGTCCTCAATTACAAATTAAGTTATTGCCATAGCAGTACGATACGAGAGAAGATATTTTCAACAGCCTCAAGCAAGACCTTACCAAAGAATGTGTGAGCGGTTGCTTTGGTTAAGTGACTTACAATGGGAGTTATCTTCAACGACCAATCACCATGCTGAAGCGTTCTAAGTTCGAGACAACCCAATCTCAAATTATGCACCGTGCGGAGGAGCTGATCGACGCAGCATCGAACCGCTATCGAATTACCGTCCAAGTCGCCAACCGCGCTAAGCGTCGCCGTTATGAAGATTTTGATAATGTAGACGATCCGATGATGAAACCAGTCATCCGCGCCATCATTGAGATGTCTGACGAGTTGACTCAACCAGAAATTATCGGTGAATAGCCAATAGAGTAAGTCATGAGTGGTTAGTGGCTGGTGGCTGGTAGAACTAGATTCTTAGTTTTGGTCTAGTCACCTGTTACTCTTCACTGACAACTGATAACGGGTGAGTTGCGATCGCCCGTTTTTTGCTATTTATTGCGGTCGCTGAGTCAAATGCTTGAGTTAATCCAATTAAACTCATTGGTTGTGCGATCGCATATTTCAACAATAAATCTCACCTGAGTTATGCGCTCTTTAACAATAAACCCGCCCAGATGAAACTTTTGACTTGCTGACATCAGCTATAAAATAAATTGGTTAAATTGCTCGAACGGAAAGCTTTTACCCGAAAGAATAAATTTCCCCCTAATTCCTGTTGTAGTGATTAACATGAATGAGGTACTAGAGAATTTGTGACTTGCCTCAAGCGTACATTTTATCCTCTAGGGAGTTAGCAACATGTTTTTGGTTACGGGAGCAACAGGAGGAATTGGCAGGAGGGTGGTGCGATCGCTCCGAGAACGGGGAATGCCCGTGCGTGCTTTTGTGCGTCTGCTGTCTCGCTATAGTGAGTTAGAACATCGAGGCGCAGAAATCTTTATCGGCGATCTGCAAGTCGATCGAGATATTCAAAAAGCTTGTCAGGGAGTACAGTACATTGTTAGCGCTCACGGTTCCGATGGCAATGCCTTCGCCCTAGACTACCATGCCAATATTGAGTTGATCGACCGAGCTAAAGAACAGAAAGTACAGCACTTTGTTTTTATCTCTGTCTTAGGCGCAGATCGCGGTTATGAAGATGCACCCGTATTCAAAGCAAAGCGTGCTGTAGAAAAGTATTTGCAAGCAAGCGGAATTAATTATACAATTTTGCGTCCAGCCGGACTTGCTTCTAACCTCCTACCATTAGCAGAAAGATTTCGGCAAACAGGACTTTATTTACTAGTTGGTGATGGCAAAAACCGCACTTCTATTGTTAGTACTGACGATTTAGCACAAATAATTGTTAACTCATTCATGCTTCCAGAGGCGCGTAATCGAACTTTCTCCGTTGGAGGCGGGGAAATATTACAACGGCAAGATGTACCGCACATTCTCGGGAGGATTTTCAATATCGAGCCAATTATTATTAATCCTCCCTTACTTGCAGTAGACGGATTTAGAACTGTAACGGGTTTGTTCAACCCGTCGTTGCAAAAAGCTTTAGGCACTTTCCGCACTTTACTAGACAACGAATTTTTCTGCACTCGCGAAGAAATTACTCAGTTAGAGGAAATCTATCATCTAAAAATGGAAAACCTAGAGAGTTTTTTACGGCGCTATTTGGCAATATGAGTGCAAGTCAAAAGTTAAAAGTCAAAAGTTAAAAGTCAAAAGTTAAAAGGTAAATTGCCGACTCCCAATCTCCCACTCCCACTCCCGACTTCCCTTTCTAGCATCGTTCTAGCGGGGGGTAAAAGTTCGCGGATGGGACGGGATAAAGCTCTACTTTCAGTTGATGGCGTACCGTTGTTGCAAAAAGTGTGTGAGGTAGCAATTGGATTATGCGATCGCGTTTACGTCGTGACTCCTTGGCAAGAGCGCTATGAGCATTTACTTCCCGTTGGGTGTGAGTTTATTAGGGAGCAGGGCGCGGGGAGCAGGGAGCAGGGGGACAGGGGGACAAGGGGACAAGGGGGAACTCGGGGTCCCCGCGACCGAAGGGAGTGGGGATTAGGGGGCGAAGGGGGACAAGGGGGACAAGGAAGCAATTCTAGTCACCAGTCACTAGCCGCCAGCAACTCACCAATTACCAATAGCCCTTTAACAGGCTTTGCCCAAGGATTAATTCACGTACAAACGGAGTGGGTGCTGTTACTGGCGTGCGATTTGCCTTGCTTGCGGTTGGAAGTGTTGCAAGATTGGACGCGCGAACTGGTAGAAATGCCGAAGGAGGCGATCGCTCTGCTTCCGCGCCATCCTAAAGGCTGGGAGCCTTTGTGCGGTTTCTATCGTCGCAGTTGTTTGAACGTCCTTGAATCATATATCGAGCAAGGTGGGCGCTCTTTTCAGCGGTGGTTGGCGCAACATCCGGTTCAACCCCTATCCCATTTCGAGCCTTCGATATTATTTAACTGCAATACCCCAACTGACTATGCAGCCGTGTCACAGGGCGATTGAGCGTAAGCGCTTTCGGTTGAGAAATGCCATAACCTTGAGCGTAATCAACTCCTAATTGGCGCAGCTTGTCCAAAATAAACTCATCTTCTACAAATTCAGCGATGGTCTGAATACCCATAACGCTAGCAATTTTAGCGATCGCTGCTACCATTTCAGCGGCGATCGGATCGGAGACAATTTCCCGTACAAATACCCCATCGATCTTTAAATAATCTACAGGTAAATTTTTCAGATAGGCAAAGCTAGACATGCCGCTACCAAAGTCGTCTAGGGCAAAACTACAGCCTAGCGCTTTGAGTTGGCGCATCACGGCTGCGGCTTTCGCTAAATTCGTAATGGCTACAGTTTCCGTCACTTCAAAGCAAATTAACTGGGGACAAATCTCTGTGAGAGCAAATTGCTCTTGAACAAAAGAAATAAACTGTTCGTCATTTAGAGTTGCACCAGATAAATTAACTGCATAAACATGAGGCAGACGAGCCGTTGAGGACAGCATTAAGTGACGAAACAAAGTTTGAATCACCCAGCGATCGATCCGGTGCATCAGGTGGTAGCGTTCGGCAGCAGGAATAAATGCCATCGGCGAGACTAATTTTCCCGTCTCATCCTCCAGCCGCAGCAACACTTCACAGTGATGCGGCGAACCAACGCTGGTCGGAGCGATCGCGGCGATGGGTTGATAGAATAGCCGAAAGCGGTTGTCTTCCAATGCTTGAGGTAGGCGCGTCACCCATTGCATTTCTCCTTGTTGAATGGCAAGTTCGGTGTCGTCAAGTTGGTAGATGTGGACGCGGTTACGCCCTTTGTTTTTGGCAACATAGCAAGCAGCATCAGCAGCACTTAAGACGCTAGCAACACTAGGAGTGGTAATATTAATTTCTACTAGACCAATGCTGACACCAACGGTAAAGGTTTTGTCTTGCCAAACAAAGCGATAGTCGTTGATTTGCTGCCGCAGCACGTTAGCAATTTGAGTCGCTTGTTCTAAAGGACACGAATAGAGCAGGATGCCGAATTCATCTCCGCCTAAGCGGGCTAGAGTATCGGTTTTACGTAATTGAGTCGGTAGCAAGCTGCTAATATGACGCAGTAGCATATCTCCGGCTGCATGTCCGCAAGTATCGTTGATAATTTTGAATTGATCGAGATCGAGGTAACAGAGGACGTGCTGAATGCTACCATTTTGGGCGCTGTGGACGGCAGTTGCCAAGCGTTTCTCAAATTCTCGTCGGTTGTAGAGTTCGGTTAAGGGGTCGTGGCTGGCTTGCCATGCCAGTTGTCTCGCCATCGTGTTGGCTTGAGTGATGTCGCGAAACACTAAAATGCTACCGATCAGTTGGCGATCGCTAGCATAAATCGGTGCAGCTGAGTGATCGATCGCAAATTCTGTCCCATCCCGTCCGATTAACAAGGTGTTGTATGAGGATTTGACAATCCGACTTTCATCTAAAACTCGCTCTACGGGATTGTCTAATGTCTCCCGCGTAATTTCATTGACGATCTTGAAGACACAATCGAGGGGTAGTCCTCTAGCTTGTTCGCCATCCCAACGGGTGAGTTTTTCTGCTACGGGATTGAGCGATTGAACGTAACCCTCTGCATCTGTGGTAATGACGGCATCGCCAATTGAGTGTAATGTCACTTGTGCTAGTTCTTTTTCACGCGAAAGAGCGAGTTCGATCCGCTTGCGCTCGTTAATTTCTCGCGTTAGTTCTAAGTTGGCAGCTTCAGCAATTTTTGCCCTGACGAGGGCTTCTTCTGCTTGTTTGCGGGCAGTGATGTCGTGTTGTACGCCCCAAACTCGCACTAGATAGCCATTTTCGACAATACCGATGAGATTGTTGAGAAAGTAGTGGAGATTACCGTGGCGATCGAACTCGCACAATTCAGCATCTACCAGGCGATAGCCAGAACTGATGAAGGCGCGAAAAAACTCTATATTAGCGGGAATGGACTTGGGTAAAAATTCACCGATCCTCGCTCCTAGCATCTCACCTACACTGGCGTAACCGAACATGCGTGCCAAGACTTCGTTGCATTCTGCGAGATAGCCGTGTTGGTAAAAGTCATTGACTTGGATCTCTAGAGCAGCTTGAATTGCTACTGGTCGCTCTAATTCGCAACGCCAAATACCTTCGGAGCTTTGGGCGAGAAATACGCGATAGCGTTCTTCACTTTTCAGGAGTGCCGCTTGAGATTGGTTCAGTTGAGTTAGCATCCAATTAATCGTACTGGCTAGACAGGCTAATTCGTCGTTACCAGGTATTTCAACGCGGGAACGCAGGTCGCTACTAGCACCGATTCGGCTGACATCGCTGCTTAAACGCGCTATGCGTGACAGGACGAGTTTTTCTAATAGTAGTAAAGTCGTGACGCTAAAGACCAAACCAACCAACAACAACAACCACACGAGATAACGAACGCTGAGTTGTCCGCGTTGGTAGATCTGCCTTGGTAAATTTACGCGCAAGATTGCGGCTGGATTCCCTTCCATATTTCGCAGCATCGCGTAGCCAGCAATCGTACTTTCATCGAGCGATCGCACGAAGACTTGCTCGTTTTTAATTAAAGTTTGCTCTGCTCTTTGAAAGTCTAAGGGTATGGGCGGATGGTCTAATCGCTCTAAGGCAATATCAAAATGAGTCTTTGCTGCTAGCTGTTTGACATCCAAATAGCGTCCCATAACGAGAATGCCGCGACTTGGACCTTTGCCTTCACTGGTTAAAATTTGCCGCACGGCAATCAACATCAGTCCTTCAGGTAGCTGTAACAACCCCATTCGCTGGGGATCGTCATTATTTGAGCTTGAGAAAAATTCTGGTTGCTGGAAGTATTTTTGCAGGCTTTTCGGTACTGGTAAAGCCTGTTTTGTATAAGGCGTGATGAAGCCATTATAAACTATCCGTCGATCGCGGCGACGGATATACATAATTAGATCGAGATTCGATCTTACGAGCGAAGCATAGTTAAATGCGTTTTGAAAATATTCAAGATTGCCAGTTTCAATATCGGTATAAGTACCATCCCACTCTGCCTCATCGCCATTCATGATGTTTAATTTGTTCAGCTCATCATTGTATGCTTGCACGATGCGGCGGACATTTTGGTCGGCATCCTGTTCTTCCACTTGGGTAAACCCATCTAATAAAATTGTTTTGGAAGTGCTATACAGCGCTACAAATAGACTGAATAGCGTCATGCCAGTAATAATTAATGTCTTTTTACGCAGCGTCATAAGATGGCATAAGCAGCAATGGTTGACTGGGAATTGGCAAGCAGTTTAACGATCTCACCTCGATTCTGCATGACTGGTTGGCAGTGGTTTTGAATTTGCCGCTGATGAGATGACCGAGACTGTACAGCTAAATTGGTTGCTAATAACTGCAATAGCGATATTTTTCTAGTACTCATTTCTCTTCCTAGTAAATTGCAGCACAACCCTAGCCTCTAACACCAACTGAAAAAAATCATAAAAAAGTACATAGTTTTTAATTTTTGCTGTTGACTTGTAGATTTTAACTTCAGTAGCTACCGTATGCCTCCTCATTAAATTCGATTAGAAATAAGTCGTCAAGCTCGGTTCAATTAATGCTATTTCATCTATAGCCGATTGCACTACTA
This window of the Chroococcidiopsis thermalis PCC 7203 genome carries:
- a CDS encoding SDR family oxidoreductase; translation: MFLVTGATGGIGRRVVRSLRERGMPVRAFVRLLSRYSELEHRGAEIFIGDLQVDRDIQKACQGVQYIVSAHGSDGNAFALDYHANIELIDRAKEQKVQHFVFISVLGADRGYEDAPVFKAKRAVEKYLQASGINYTILRPAGLASNLLPLAERFRQTGLYLLVGDGKNRTSIVSTDDLAQIIVNSFMLPEARNRTFSVGGGEILQRQDVPHILGRIFNIEPIIINPPLLAVDGFRTVTGLFNPSLQKALGTFRTLLDNEFFCTREEITQLEEIYHLKMENLESFLRRYLAI
- a CDS encoding molybdenum cofactor guanylyltransferase; translation: MPTPNLPLPLPTSLSSIVLAGGKSSRMGRDKALLSVDGVPLLQKVCEVAIGLCDRVYVVTPWQERYEHLLPVGCEFIREQGAGSREQGDRGTRGQGGTRGPRDRREWGLGGEGGQGGQGSNSSHQSLAASNSPITNSPLTGFAQGLIHVQTEWVLLLACDLPCLRLEVLQDWTRELVEMPKEAIALLPRHPKGWEPLCGFYRRSCLNVLESYIEQGGRSFQRWLAQHPVQPLSHFEPSILFNCNTPTDYAAVSQGD
- a CDS encoding FHA domain-containing protein; protein product: MITITLLHPQNGTPVQNWTFETESVVRVGRATDNQVILYSAVVSRYHAELHATRGQWQLVNLGANGTYIDGQPITESISVINGTVIRLAKSGPQLQIKLLP
- a CDS encoding DNA-directed RNA polymerase subunit omega, with protein sequence MLKRSKFETTQSQIMHRAEELIDAASNRYRITVQVANRAKRRRYEDFDNVDDPMMKPVIRAIIEMSDELTQPEIIGE
- a CDS encoding EAL domain-containing protein, coding for MTLRKKTLIITGMTLFSLFVALYSTSKTILLDGFTQVEEQDADQNVRRIVQAYNDELNKLNIMNGDEAEWDGTYTDIETGNLEYFQNAFNYASLVRSNLDLIMYIRRRDRRIVYNGFITPYTKQALPVPKSLQKYFQQPEFFSSSNNDDPQRMGLLQLPEGLMLIAVRQILTSEGKGPSRGILVMGRYLDVKQLAAKTHFDIALERLDHPPIPLDFQRAEQTLIKNEQVFVRSLDESTIAGYAMLRNMEGNPAAILRVNLPRQIYQRGQLSVRYLVWLLLLVGLVFSVTTLLLLEKLVLSRIARLSSDVSRIGASSDLRSRVEIPGNDELACLASTINWMLTQLNQSQAALLKSEERYRVFLAQSSEGIWRCELERPVAIQAALEIQVNDFYQHGYLAECNEVLARMFGYASVGEMLGARIGEFLPKSIPANIEFFRAFISSGYRLVDAELCEFDRHGNLHYFLNNLIGIVENGYLVRVWGVQHDITARKQAEEALVRAKIAEAANLELTREINERKRIELALSREKELAQVTLHSIGDAVITTDAEGYVQSLNPVAEKLTRWDGEQARGLPLDCVFKIVNEITRETLDNPVERVLDESRIVKSSYNTLLIGRDGTEFAIDHSAAPIYASDRQLIGSILVFRDITQANTMARQLAWQASHDPLTELYNRREFEKRLATAVHSAQNGSIQHVLCYLDLDQFKIINDTCGHAAGDMLLRHISSLLPTQLRKTDTLARLGGDEFGILLYSCPLEQATQIANVLRQQINDYRFVWQDKTFTVGVSIGLVEINITTPSVASVLSAADAACYVAKNKGRNRVHIYQLDDTELAIQQGEMQWVTRLPQALEDNRFRLFYQPIAAIAPTSVGSPHHCEVLLRLEDETGKLVSPMAFIPAAERYHLMHRIDRWVIQTLFRHLMLSSTARLPHVYAVNLSGATLNDEQFISFVQEQFALTEICPQLICFEVTETVAITNLAKAAAVMRQLKALGCSFALDDFGSGMSSFAYLKNLPVDYLKIDGVFVREIVSDPIAAEMVAAIAKIASVMGIQTIAEFVEDEFILDKLRQLGVDYAQGYGISQPKALTLNRPVTRLHSQLGYCS